In a genomic window of Glycine max cultivar Williams 82 chromosome 13, Glycine_max_v4.0, whole genome shotgun sequence:
- the LOC112997619 gene encoding glutamate receptor 2.7 isoform X1, with product MRANMNFHAQTSKALSNLLLWPSLTTLLLLIIGAQVAYSFQNISVGVVIDVNSVAGKQQRRAMQIASQSFNNYSKNHNINLFFSNSGGIPLQAASAAEELIMKKKVKVIVGMGTWQEAALVADLGNKAQIPIISFSSPSIVPPLMQHRWPFLIQMAKDQAAHMNCIADIIHAYNWQKVIAIYEDNPYSGDSGLLSLFSEALQKGNAQIENRLVLPHFTSLSDPKGVVLDELFKLLPLKSRVFVVLQASFPMVTHLFREAKKIGFLGKDSAWIINEGITSMLDFANKSVLSSMEGTLGIKTYYSTNSTAYTHLQENFQSEHAETAGTKPGSDALRAYDSVIIITEALEKMNRKSSNSKPRVFLEKILSSNFNGLSGNIRFQGNHLSNTAVLRVINVVNRDYKELDFWTPKFKFAGSLGGDYATNNLAGPVVWPGGLISADPIGWKMPTDTEPLKVAIPTNPAFVNFLKEDSQKQYSGFCIDLFHEARKILSDKYSGMPYVFHPFNESYDKLLLNVINKSHDVIVGDVTILAERSKDVWFTQPYTESGLSLILPIETEGSAWLFMKPFSWEMWIATIGILIYTMFIIWFLEHHLNPDFGGPLKNQFSTTLWFAFSSLFFAHKEKINSNSARVVVGVWLFLVFVLTSSYTANLSSMLTVKRLNSGRDIDWLKQNNLSVGCDISSFVKNYIINVYDFHPQQIIEVNGEDDILNKFKSKNISALFLESPYEKVFMNKYCKDYTAVTAANKFGGLGFVFQKGSPMARDFSGAILTLAEMGKLKTLEEIWLTPPNECSNGSTSPETESLTLHNFWGLYIISAAISTICFVRALLTKWLHDDHNHYHHEEKAQLQGNITANDDNSVWKKAIIISTGFYNTMNNKTLGRAATFSGTHRQNSSRWESISTSDDVANLQRSMSAVKDML from the exons ATGAGAGCCAATATGAATTTTCATGCCCAAACTTCCAAAGCACTGTCAAATCTTTTGCTTTGGCCTTCTCTAACAACCTTGCTTCTCCTTATTATTGGAGCTCAGGTTGCCTACAGTTTCCAAAATATAAGTGTTGGTGTGGTCATTGATGTCAATTCAGTGGCTGGAAAACAACAGAGAAGAGCCATGCAAATTGCATCTCAAAGTTTCAATAATTATTCAAAGAATCATAACATAAACCTTTTCTTTAGTAACTCTGGGGGAATCCCATTACAAGCAGCTTCAGCTG CTGAAGAACTAATCATGAAGAAGAAAGTTAAAGTGATTGTTGGCATGGGGACATGGCAAGAAGCAGCTCTAGTTGCTGACCTTGGAAACAAAGCTCAAATTccaattatttcattttcttctccttcaATAGTCCCTCCTTTAATGCAACATCGTTGGCCTTTTTTGATTCAAATGGCTAAAGATCAGGCTGCACACATGAACTGCATAGCAGATATTATCCACGCGTACAACTGGCAGAAGGTTATAGCTATATATGAAGACAACCCTTATAGTGGTGATTCTGGATTGTTAAGCCTCTTTTCCGAGGCTCTCCAAAAGGGTAACGCGCAGATTGAGAACCGATTGGTTCTTCCACATTTCACTTCTTTATCTGATCCAAAAGGGGTTGTTCTTGATGAATTGTTTAAGCTGTTGCCACTAAAATCTCGTGTTTTTGTTGTACTTCAAGCATCATTCCCTATGGTAACTCACTTGTTCAGAGAAGCCAAGAAGATTGGATTCTTGGGGAAAGATTCGGCTTGGATAATCAACGAGGGGATCACAAGTATGTTGGACTTTGCAAATAAATCTGTTTTATCCTCTATGGAAGGTACTTTAGGAATCAAAACCTACTATTCTACAAATTCTACTGCTTATACTCATTTgcaggaaaatttccaatctgAGCATGCTGAAACAGCAGGCACTAAACCAGGATCAGATGCATTACGAGCTTATGATAGTGTTATAATCATTACAGAGGCCTTAGAGAAAATGAATAGAAAATCTAGTAACTCAAAGCcaagggtgttcttggagaaaatTTTGTCTAGCAATTTTAATGGTTTAAGTGGTAATATAAGATTCCAAGGAAATCATCTATCCAACACTGCAGTATTGAGAGTCATCAATGTGGTTAATAGGGACTACAAGGAATTGGACTTTTGGACCCCAAAATTCAAGTTTGCTGGATCTCTTGGGGGTGATTATGCTACAAATAACTTAGCCGGCCCAGTGGTTTGGCCAGGAGGCCTAATTTCTGCTGATCCTATTGGATGGAAAATGCCTACGGATACAGAACCTTTAAAAGTGGCAATTCCCACAAACCCtgcttttgttaattttttgaagGAAGACTCCCAAAAGCAATATAGTGGTTTCTGTATTGATCTTTTCCACGAGGCACGGAAAATTCTGAGTGACAAGTATTCTGGGATGCCTTATGTGTTTCACCCCTTTAATGAATCCTATGATAAACTTCTACTGAATGTCATAAACAAG TCCCATGATGTTATTGTAGGAGATGTAACAATACTTGCTGAACGATCAAAGGATGTGTGGTTCACTCAGCCATACACTGAGTCAGGCTTATCACTTATTCTTCCAATAGAGACTGAAGGGTCAGCATGGTTGTTTATGAAACCTTTTAGCTGGGAAATGTGGATCGCAACTATTGGAATCCTCATCTACACAATGTTTATCATATGGTTCCTGGAGCATCACTTGAATCCAGATTTTGGTGGACCATTGAAAAATCAGTTCAGCACCACGCTGTGGTTTgctttttcttctctattttttgCTCACA AGGAGAAAATAAACAGCAACTCTGCACGAGTAGTGGTTGGAGTATGGCTATTTCTTGTGTTTGTTCTAACCTCAAGCTACACTGCCAACCTTTCCTCAATGCTTACTGTCAAACGATTGAATTCAGGAAGAGATATTGATTGGCTAAAGCAAAACAACTTATCAGTTGGTTGTGATATCAGCTCCTTTGTAAAGAATTACATCATAAACGTGTATGATTTCCATCCGCAGCAAATAATAGAGGTCAACGGAGAAGATGACATTTTGAATAAATTCAAAAGCAAAAATATTTCTGCCCTCTTTCTTGAGAGCCCCTATGAGAAGGTTTTCATGAATAAGTACTGCAAGGATTACACTGCAGTTACAGCTGCCAATAAATTTGGAGGACTTGGCTTT GTATTTCAAAAGGGATCTCCCATGGCAAGAGACTTTTCAGGAGCCATTTTAACACTagcagaaatgggaaagctaAAAACTTTGGAAGAGATATGGTTGACCCCTCCAAATGAATGCTCAAATGGCTCAACATCTCCAGAAACTGAGAGCCTGACCCTCCACAACTTTTGGGGTCTCTATATCATAAGTGCTGCCATATCCACCATCTGCTTCGTGAGGGCCTTATTGACGAAATGGTTACATGACGACCACAACCATTATCATCATGAAGAGAAAGCTCAACTTCAAGGCAATATAACTGCTAATGATGATAATAGTGTTTGGAAGAAGGCAATTATAATCAGTACAGGCTTTTACAATACTATGAATAACAAAACTTTAGGCAGAGCTGCAACTTTTAGTGGAACACATCGTCAGAATTCCTCAAGGTGGGAGAGTATAAGCACCTCTGATGATGTGGCTAATCTACAGCGTTCTATGTCAGCTGTCAAAGATATGCTGTAG
- the LOC112997619 gene encoding glutamate receptor 2.7 isoform X2, translating to MQIASQSFNNYSKNHNINLFFSNSGGIPLQAASAAEELIMKKKVKVIVGMGTWQEAALVADLGNKAQIPIISFSSPSIVPPLMQHRWPFLIQMAKDQAAHMNCIADIIHAYNWQKVIAIYEDNPYSGDSGLLSLFSEALQKGNAQIENRLVLPHFTSLSDPKGVVLDELFKLLPLKSRVFVVLQASFPMVTHLFREAKKIGFLGKDSAWIINEGITSMLDFANKSVLSSMEGTLGIKTYYSTNSTAYTHLQENFQSEHAETAGTKPGSDALRAYDSVIIITEALEKMNRKSSNSKPRVFLEKILSSNFNGLSGNIRFQGNHLSNTAVLRVINVVNRDYKELDFWTPKFKFAGSLGGDYATNNLAGPVVWPGGLISADPIGWKMPTDTEPLKVAIPTNPAFVNFLKEDSQKQYSGFCIDLFHEARKILSDKYSGMPYVFHPFNESYDKLLLNVINKSHDVIVGDVTILAERSKDVWFTQPYTESGLSLILPIETEGSAWLFMKPFSWEMWIATIGILIYTMFIIWFLEHHLNPDFGGPLKNQFSTTLWFAFSSLFFAHKEKINSNSARVVVGVWLFLVFVLTSSYTANLSSMLTVKRLNSGRDIDWLKQNNLSVGCDISSFVKNYIINVYDFHPQQIIEVNGEDDILNKFKSKNISALFLESPYEKVFMNKYCKDYTAVTAANKFGGLGFVFQKGSPMARDFSGAILTLAEMGKLKTLEEIWLTPPNECSNGSTSPETESLTLHNFWGLYIISAAISTICFVRALLTKWLHDDHNHYHHEEKAQLQGNITANDDNSVWKKAIIISTGFYNTMNNKTLGRAATFSGTHRQNSSRWESISTSDDVANLQRSMSAVKDML from the exons ATGCAAATTGCATCTCAAAGTTTCAATAATTATTCAAAGAATCATAACATAAACCTTTTCTTTAGTAACTCTGGGGGAATCCCATTACAAGCAGCTTCAGCTG CTGAAGAACTAATCATGAAGAAGAAAGTTAAAGTGATTGTTGGCATGGGGACATGGCAAGAAGCAGCTCTAGTTGCTGACCTTGGAAACAAAGCTCAAATTccaattatttcattttcttctccttcaATAGTCCCTCCTTTAATGCAACATCGTTGGCCTTTTTTGATTCAAATGGCTAAAGATCAGGCTGCACACATGAACTGCATAGCAGATATTATCCACGCGTACAACTGGCAGAAGGTTATAGCTATATATGAAGACAACCCTTATAGTGGTGATTCTGGATTGTTAAGCCTCTTTTCCGAGGCTCTCCAAAAGGGTAACGCGCAGATTGAGAACCGATTGGTTCTTCCACATTTCACTTCTTTATCTGATCCAAAAGGGGTTGTTCTTGATGAATTGTTTAAGCTGTTGCCACTAAAATCTCGTGTTTTTGTTGTACTTCAAGCATCATTCCCTATGGTAACTCACTTGTTCAGAGAAGCCAAGAAGATTGGATTCTTGGGGAAAGATTCGGCTTGGATAATCAACGAGGGGATCACAAGTATGTTGGACTTTGCAAATAAATCTGTTTTATCCTCTATGGAAGGTACTTTAGGAATCAAAACCTACTATTCTACAAATTCTACTGCTTATACTCATTTgcaggaaaatttccaatctgAGCATGCTGAAACAGCAGGCACTAAACCAGGATCAGATGCATTACGAGCTTATGATAGTGTTATAATCATTACAGAGGCCTTAGAGAAAATGAATAGAAAATCTAGTAACTCAAAGCcaagggtgttcttggagaaaatTTTGTCTAGCAATTTTAATGGTTTAAGTGGTAATATAAGATTCCAAGGAAATCATCTATCCAACACTGCAGTATTGAGAGTCATCAATGTGGTTAATAGGGACTACAAGGAATTGGACTTTTGGACCCCAAAATTCAAGTTTGCTGGATCTCTTGGGGGTGATTATGCTACAAATAACTTAGCCGGCCCAGTGGTTTGGCCAGGAGGCCTAATTTCTGCTGATCCTATTGGATGGAAAATGCCTACGGATACAGAACCTTTAAAAGTGGCAATTCCCACAAACCCtgcttttgttaattttttgaagGAAGACTCCCAAAAGCAATATAGTGGTTTCTGTATTGATCTTTTCCACGAGGCACGGAAAATTCTGAGTGACAAGTATTCTGGGATGCCTTATGTGTTTCACCCCTTTAATGAATCCTATGATAAACTTCTACTGAATGTCATAAACAAG TCCCATGATGTTATTGTAGGAGATGTAACAATACTTGCTGAACGATCAAAGGATGTGTGGTTCACTCAGCCATACACTGAGTCAGGCTTATCACTTATTCTTCCAATAGAGACTGAAGGGTCAGCATGGTTGTTTATGAAACCTTTTAGCTGGGAAATGTGGATCGCAACTATTGGAATCCTCATCTACACAATGTTTATCATATGGTTCCTGGAGCATCACTTGAATCCAGATTTTGGTGGACCATTGAAAAATCAGTTCAGCACCACGCTGTGGTTTgctttttcttctctattttttgCTCACA AGGAGAAAATAAACAGCAACTCTGCACGAGTAGTGGTTGGAGTATGGCTATTTCTTGTGTTTGTTCTAACCTCAAGCTACACTGCCAACCTTTCCTCAATGCTTACTGTCAAACGATTGAATTCAGGAAGAGATATTGATTGGCTAAAGCAAAACAACTTATCAGTTGGTTGTGATATCAGCTCCTTTGTAAAGAATTACATCATAAACGTGTATGATTTCCATCCGCAGCAAATAATAGAGGTCAACGGAGAAGATGACATTTTGAATAAATTCAAAAGCAAAAATATTTCTGCCCTCTTTCTTGAGAGCCCCTATGAGAAGGTTTTCATGAATAAGTACTGCAAGGATTACACTGCAGTTACAGCTGCCAATAAATTTGGAGGACTTGGCTTT GTATTTCAAAAGGGATCTCCCATGGCAAGAGACTTTTCAGGAGCCATTTTAACACTagcagaaatgggaaagctaAAAACTTTGGAAGAGATATGGTTGACCCCTCCAAATGAATGCTCAAATGGCTCAACATCTCCAGAAACTGAGAGCCTGACCCTCCACAACTTTTGGGGTCTCTATATCATAAGTGCTGCCATATCCACCATCTGCTTCGTGAGGGCCTTATTGACGAAATGGTTACATGACGACCACAACCATTATCATCATGAAGAGAAAGCTCAACTTCAAGGCAATATAACTGCTAATGATGATAATAGTGTTTGGAAGAAGGCAATTATAATCAGTACAGGCTTTTACAATACTATGAATAACAAAACTTTAGGCAGAGCTGCAACTTTTAGTGGAACACATCGTCAGAATTCCTCAAGGTGGGAGAGTATAAGCACCTCTGATGATGTGGCTAATCTACAGCGTTCTATGTCAGCTGTCAAAGATATGCTGTAG